One Mycolicibacterium crocinum DNA window includes the following coding sequences:
- a CDS encoding alpha/beta fold hydrolase: MNTTQVSTTELPSRARVRLSHDVLCLDDGHRVGVSIGGRGVPLVFLHGYGLNARAYLRLLSRVGGLGFTVIALDAAGHGGTPTLPAEATLEGRVDLTLRALDALGIGKAVFLGHSMGGRMIVDLAARVPERVLAAVLLNAAAGAPFDESISPGRRSPRAVAERLLAVAVDAQGDPRRLPVTEMAGYVRLMAGALMRNARAPLGLTAALRALLGSGDFAAKLVAMADNEVPTIVVHGEKDGVVPFENALDMAERADAALYRVPGAHHSWMLAHPRQAADMMRQLLGAELGRALAPGYRYTPEMADDELDPVELELLRSPLSRRRPHRRLFTFRWPTRRRMPVALTG, encoded by the coding sequence GTGAACACCACGCAGGTGTCCACCACTGAACTGCCGTCTCGCGCCCGAGTCCGGCTCAGCCACGACGTGCTGTGCCTCGACGACGGGCACCGCGTCGGCGTCTCGATCGGCGGTCGGGGCGTGCCGCTGGTCTTCCTGCACGGCTATGGCCTCAACGCGCGGGCGTACCTGCGGCTGTTGAGCCGGGTGGGCGGCCTCGGATTCACCGTCATCGCCCTCGACGCCGCGGGCCACGGCGGAACGCCGACGCTGCCCGCCGAGGCCACGCTGGAAGGCCGGGTCGATCTGACGCTGCGCGCGCTGGATGCGTTGGGCATCGGCAAGGCGGTGTTCCTCGGTCACTCGATGGGCGGCCGAATGATTGTCGACCTAGCGGCCCGCGTGCCCGAGCGGGTGCTGGCCGCCGTGCTGCTCAACGCGGCGGCAGGTGCGCCGTTCGACGAGTCGATCTCGCCCGGACGCCGCTCGCCGCGTGCCGTGGCCGAGCGCCTGCTGGCCGTCGCCGTCGACGCCCAGGGCGACCCCAGGCGGCTGCCCGTCACCGAAATGGCCGGGTACGTGCGGCTGATGGCGGGCGCGCTGATGCGAAACGCTCGTGCGCCGCTCGGCTTGACCGCAGCGCTGCGCGCCTTGCTCGGCTCCGGGGACTTCGCGGCCAAGCTCGTGGCGATGGCCGACAACGAGGTACCGACCATCGTCGTGCACGGCGAGAAGGACGGTGTGGTGCCGTTCGAGAATGCCCTCGACATGGCCGAGCGTGCCGACGCAGCGCTCTACCGGGTGCCGGGCGCGCACCATTCGTGGATGCTCGCCCACCCGCGCCAGGCCGCCGACATGATGCGCCAGCTGCTCGGTGCGGAGCTCGGCCGGGCGCTCGCGCCCGGGTATCGGTACACACCGGAGATGGCCGACGACGAGCTCGATCCGGTGGAGCTCGAGTTGCTCCGATCCCCGTTGTCGCGCCGCAGGCCGCACCGGCGTCTGTTCACCTTCCGGTGGCCGACGCGCCGCCGAATGCCGGTGGCACTGACCGGGTAG
- a CDS encoding long-chain fatty acid--CoA ligase, with protein MQSTMQNFPLTVAAILRYASTVHGDRTVTTATGEGCYRHATYREVGQQAARLANALRRLGIEGDDRVATFMWNNQEHLEAYVAVPSMGAVLHTLNIRLFPEQIEFVAYEAEDRVVIADLSLASILAPVLPKMETVHTVIAVGEGDLAAFEASGKKVVRYHEVTAAESDEFDWPEIDENSAAAMCYTSGTTGHPKGVVYGHRSSYLHSMAVCSGNGLGLGFSDKALPIVPMFHANAWGLPYAALMAGADLVLPDRFMDPTTMVNLIETQRPTVAGAVPTIWNDVMNYLDRNPGHDISSLRLVSCGGSAVPVSLMKAFEEKFDVQIRQLWGMTETSPIATLAWPPPGLPVEKQWEIRGTQGRPMCGVEARIVDDEGAVLPNDGEAVGELEVRGPWITGSYYRNTDDSKFQSGWLRTGDVGRIDAQGYITLTDRAKDVIKSGGEWISSVDLENHLIAHPAVREAAVVGVPDERWQERPLAAVVLHDGAEASPEELRTFLSDKVVRWWLPERWTFVDEIPRTSVGKYDKKTIRARHADDAYDVTYVT; from the coding sequence ATGCAGAGCACGATGCAGAACTTCCCGTTGACCGTTGCCGCGATCTTGCGTTACGCCTCGACCGTTCATGGCGACCGGACGGTGACCACCGCGACCGGGGAGGGCTGCTATCGGCATGCCACCTACCGCGAGGTCGGACAGCAAGCCGCCCGGCTGGCCAATGCGTTGCGGCGCCTGGGCATCGAGGGTGACGATCGCGTCGCCACGTTCATGTGGAACAACCAGGAGCACCTGGAGGCGTACGTGGCGGTGCCGTCGATGGGGGCGGTCCTGCACACACTGAACATCCGGTTGTTCCCCGAGCAGATCGAGTTCGTCGCCTACGAAGCCGAGGACCGGGTGGTGATCGCCGATCTCTCGCTGGCCTCGATCCTGGCCCCGGTGCTGCCGAAGATGGAGACGGTGCACACGGTCATCGCCGTGGGCGAGGGCGATCTGGCCGCGTTCGAGGCCTCAGGCAAGAAGGTCGTGCGCTACCACGAGGTCACCGCCGCCGAATCCGATGAGTTCGACTGGCCCGAGATCGACGAAAACTCCGCCGCCGCAATGTGTTACACCAGCGGGACCACTGGCCACCCGAAGGGCGTGGTCTATGGACACCGGTCGAGCTACCTGCATTCGATGGCGGTGTGCAGCGGTAACGGTCTCGGACTCGGCTTCTCGGACAAGGCGTTACCGATCGTCCCGATGTTTCACGCCAACGCCTGGGGTCTGCCGTACGCGGCGTTGATGGCCGGAGCGGACCTGGTGCTGCCGGACCGCTTTATGGATCCCACGACGATGGTGAATCTGATCGAAACCCAGCGTCCGACGGTGGCCGGAGCGGTACCCACGATCTGGAACGACGTGATGAACTATCTGGATCGCAATCCCGGTCACGATATTTCATCGCTGCGGCTGGTGTCGTGCGGCGGATCGGCCGTGCCGGTGTCGCTGATGAAGGCCTTCGAGGAAAAGTTCGACGTGCAGATCCGCCAATTGTGGGGGATGACCGAAACATCGCCGATCGCGACGCTGGCGTGGCCGCCGCCGGGTCTGCCCGTCGAGAAGCAGTGGGAAATCCGGGGCACTCAGGGCCGGCCGATGTGCGGTGTGGAAGCCCGCATCGTCGACGACGAGGGCGCGGTGCTGCCCAACGACGGTGAGGCAGTGGGTGAGCTGGAGGTCCGCGGGCCGTGGATCACCGGCTCCTACTACCGCAACACCGACGACTCGAAGTTCCAGTCCGGCTGGCTGCGCACCGGCGACGTGGGGCGCATCGACGCGCAGGGCTACATCACGCTGACCGACCGCGCCAAGGACGTCATCAAGTCCGGCGGCGAGTGGATCTCGTCGGTCGACCTCGAGAACCACCTGATCGCCCATCCGGCGGTACGGGAAGCCGCCGTGGTGGGGGTGCCCGACGAGCGCTGGCAGGAACGTCCGCTGGCCGCGGTGGTGCTCCATGACGGCGCCGAAGCCTCGCCGGAGGAACTGCGAACGTTCTTGTCCGACAAGGTCGTCCGGTGGTGGCTGCCGGAGCGGTGGACGTTCGTCGACGAGATCCCCCGGACCAGCGTGGGCAAGTATGACAAGAAGACCATCCGCGCCCGGCACGCCGACGACGCCTACGACGTCACCTACGTGACTTAG
- a CDS encoding lipid-transfer protein — MGSKQRVFVVGVGMTKFEKPGRREGWDYPQMANESGTKALADAGIDYAEVEQGYVGYCSGDSTSGQRALYELGMTGIPIVNVNNNCSTGSTALYLAAQAIRGGLADCTIALGFEKMQPGSLGGGAEDRESPLMRHIVALNETDSMTFPVAPWMFGAAGREHMKKYGTTAEHFAKIGYKNHKHSVNNPYAQFQEEYTLDDILSAKMISDPLTKLQCSPTSDGSGAAIVASEAFVDKHGLAGQAVEIVGQAMTTDFASTFDGSAKNIIGYDMNVQAAQQVYDQSGLGPSDFQVIELHDCFSANELLLYEALGLCAEGEAPKLIDAGDTTYGGRWVVNPSGGLISKGHPLGATGLAQCAELTWQLRGTADKRQVDNVNAALQHNIGLGGAAVVTAYQRAER; from the coding sequence ATGGGGTCCAAGCAGCGCGTTTTCGTCGTCGGGGTCGGAATGACCAAGTTCGAGAAGCCGGGCCGTCGCGAAGGCTGGGACTACCCCCAGATGGCCAACGAGTCGGGCACCAAGGCCCTCGCCGACGCCGGCATCGACTACGCCGAGGTGGAGCAGGGCTACGTCGGGTACTGCTCGGGTGACTCCACCTCCGGGCAGCGCGCGCTCTACGAGCTCGGCATGACCGGCATCCCGATCGTCAACGTCAACAACAACTGTTCGACCGGCTCGACGGCGCTCTACCTCGCGGCGCAGGCAATCCGCGGCGGACTCGCCGACTGCACGATCGCGCTGGGCTTCGAGAAGATGCAGCCCGGTTCCCTCGGCGGTGGCGCCGAGGACCGCGAGTCGCCGCTGATGCGCCACATCGTCGCCTTGAACGAGACCGACTCGATGACGTTCCCGGTGGCGCCGTGGATGTTCGGTGCGGCCGGCCGCGAACACATGAAGAAGTACGGCACCACCGCCGAGCATTTTGCAAAGATCGGCTACAAGAACCACAAGCATTCGGTGAACAACCCGTACGCGCAGTTCCAGGAGGAGTACACCCTCGACGACATCTTGAGCGCGAAGATGATCTCCGACCCGCTGACCAAGCTGCAGTGCTCGCCCACCTCGGACGGCTCCGGCGCGGCAATCGTGGCCAGTGAGGCGTTCGTCGACAAGCACGGCCTGGCCGGCCAGGCCGTGGAGATCGTGGGGCAGGCGATGACCACCGATTTCGCTTCCACCTTCGATGGCAGCGCCAAGAACATCATCGGCTACGACATGAATGTGCAAGCCGCTCAACAGGTTTACGACCAGTCCGGCCTCGGGCCGAGTGATTTCCAGGTCATCGAGCTGCACGACTGCTTCTCGGCCAACGAGCTGTTGCTGTACGAAGCTCTGGGTCTGTGCGCAGAAGGCGAGGCGCCCAAGCTGATCGACGCAGGCGACACCACCTACGGCGGACGCTGGGTGGTGAACCCGTCGGGCGGGCTCATCTCCAAGGGCCACCCGCTGGGCGCAACCGGCCTGGCGCAGTGCGCCGAGTTGACCTGGCAGCTGCGCGGCACCGCCGACAAGCGTCAGGTGGACAACGTCAACGCCGCGCTGCAGCACAACATCGGCCTCGGCGGAGCGGCCGTGGTCACCGCCTACCAGCGCGCGGAGCGCTAA
- a CDS encoding PE-PPE domain-containing protein, which produces MADNMVKRTAALLAGVAVTATVTASVVSPVHPATVLTSDVALTTTVLAMGGLGYEDVDPELIKKVLGGYFANADSIKGLPWPGEMAPWNGDLTLGESMAVGLVNMDAAIRSTPGPKIVMGASGTTVVVDEEMRRLANDPTAPPADELSFVVMGDANRGIFKTFQGVKLPIFDYTPVVPETKYDVMVIKGEYDAIGDWPDRSWNLLADFNALAASGLLQQIIPEEIVKQFSLESWGSVHKDAMFVDPSTVPARNITTTTNALGGTTTTYLMPTADLPLLRPLKGMGWPQPVIDGLTAVLRPIVDSAYYRNDPHINWRPPRPVPAATVNSTATASSKRPGTKAVAAKTTSAKPAAKTPGKAGSGRQPH; this is translated from the coding sequence ATGGCCGACAACATGGTCAAGCGCACCGCGGCGCTTCTCGCAGGCGTCGCTGTCACTGCCACCGTCACGGCCTCCGTGGTCAGCCCAGTGCATCCCGCCACGGTGCTCACGTCGGACGTGGCGTTGACCACCACTGTGCTGGCCATGGGAGGGCTGGGTTATGAAGACGTCGACCCGGAACTCATCAAGAAGGTGCTTGGTGGCTACTTCGCCAACGCGGACAGCATCAAAGGCCTGCCGTGGCCGGGCGAGATGGCACCCTGGAACGGCGATCTGACGCTGGGCGAGTCGATGGCCGTGGGGTTGGTGAACATGGACGCCGCGATCCGCAGCACCCCGGGGCCCAAGATCGTCATGGGCGCCTCCGGCACGACGGTGGTCGTGGACGAGGAGATGCGGCGCCTGGCCAATGACCCGACCGCCCCGCCGGCCGACGAACTGTCGTTCGTCGTGATGGGCGACGCCAACCGCGGGATATTCAAGACATTCCAGGGAGTCAAGCTCCCGATTTTCGATTACACGCCCGTGGTCCCGGAGACCAAGTACGACGTCATGGTGATCAAGGGCGAATACGACGCGATCGGAGACTGGCCCGACCGGTCGTGGAATCTCCTGGCCGATTTCAACGCACTGGCCGCCAGCGGGTTGCTCCAGCAGATCATCCCCGAAGAAATCGTGAAGCAATTCTCGCTGGAGAGTTGGGGTTCCGTGCACAAAGACGCGATGTTCGTCGACCCCTCGACAGTGCCTGCGAGGAACATCACCACCACCACGAATGCGTTGGGCGGGACCACGACCACCTACCTGATGCCGACCGCCGATCTGCCGTTGCTGCGCCCGCTCAAGGGAATGGGCTGGCCACAGCCCGTCATCGACGGTCTGACCGCGGTGTTACGGCCCATCGTCGACTCTGCCTACTACCGCAACGATCCCCATATCAACTGGCGGCCACCTCGGCCGGTCCCGGCCGCCACCGTCAACTCGACGGCGACCGCGTCGAGCAAGCGACCGGGAACCAAGGCCGTGGCCGCTAAGACAACGTCGGCGAAGCCGGCGGCGAAGACCCCCGGCAAGGCGGGCAGCGGGCGCCAGCCGCACTAA
- a CDS encoding NAD(P)H-dependent amine dehydrogenase family protein, which yields MALRVVQWATGSVGVAAIKGVLEHPELELVGCWVHSEGKAGKDVGEIVGTEPLGVIATNSGDDILALDADAVIYAPLLPNVEEVTALLRSGKNVVSPLGWFYPSESEAAPLEAAAREGNATLHGAGIGPGAATELFPLLMSVMSTGVTYVRAEEFSDLRTYGAPDVLRHVMGFGGTPESALTGPMQKLLNGGFFQSVRLIVDRLGFAAEPLIRTSQEVAVATAPIDSPIGVIEPGQVAGRRFHWDAVVTNTVVVRITVNWFMGEENLDPAWSFGPAGERYEMEVRGNPNTFVTVKGWQPESVEEGLLSNPGVVATAAHCVNSIPATCAAEPGIATFFDLPLITGRAAPQLAR from the coding sequence ATGGCGTTGCGAGTCGTGCAGTGGGCAACCGGGTCGGTCGGGGTGGCTGCGATCAAGGGTGTGCTGGAACATCCCGAACTCGAACTGGTCGGGTGCTGGGTGCATTCCGAGGGCAAAGCGGGCAAGGACGTCGGCGAGATCGTCGGCACCGAGCCGCTGGGCGTGATCGCGACCAACAGCGGAGACGACATCCTCGCGCTGGATGCCGATGCGGTGATCTATGCGCCGTTGTTGCCCAACGTGGAGGAGGTGACTGCGCTGCTGCGTTCGGGCAAGAACGTCGTCAGCCCGCTGGGCTGGTTCTACCCGAGTGAATCCGAGGCCGCCCCGCTGGAAGCCGCCGCCCGCGAGGGCAACGCCACCCTGCACGGCGCGGGCATCGGACCGGGAGCGGCCACCGAGCTGTTCCCACTGCTGATGTCGGTGATGTCCACCGGGGTGACCTATGTGCGCGCCGAAGAGTTCTCCGATCTGCGGACCTACGGCGCACCCGACGTGCTGCGGCACGTGATGGGCTTCGGCGGTACACCGGAAAGTGCGCTGACCGGACCCATGCAGAAATTGCTCAACGGCGGCTTCTTCCAATCGGTTCGGCTCATCGTCGACCGCCTGGGGTTCGCCGCCGAACCCTTGATCCGCACCTCGCAGGAAGTCGCGGTCGCCACCGCGCCCATCGACTCGCCGATCGGCGTGATCGAACCCGGTCAGGTCGCCGGCCGGCGCTTCCACTGGGATGCGGTGGTGACGAACACGGTCGTCGTGCGCATCACCGTCAACTGGTTCATGGGCGAGGAAAACCTCGATCCTGCATGGTCTTTCGGGCCGGCCGGGGAGCGCTACGAAATGGAGGTGCGAGGCAACCCGAACACCTTCGTCACGGTGAAGGGCTGGCAGCCCGAAAGCGTCGAGGAAGGGCTGCTGAGCAACCCCGGGGTGGTGGCCACCGCCGCGCACTGCGTCAACAGCATTCCGGCGACGTGTGCCGCCGAGCCGGGCATCGCCACCTTCTTCGACCTGCCGTTGATCACCGGACGCGCGGCACCTCAGCTGGCCCGCTGA